One window of Triticum dicoccoides isolate Atlit2015 ecotype Zavitan chromosome 5A, WEW_v2.0, whole genome shotgun sequence genomic DNA carries:
- the LOC119302655 gene encoding 5'-3' exoribonuclease 3-like produces MGIPSFFSWLVGKYPKIVGTIIDVYSASSSEDEEEEKEEKEEEEGEEEEVEEEDDDEEDEDEEEEIIYDNLYLDMNEIIHKCFRLNNGLVYNWFFAYLDRLFRMVRPRRLLYLAVDGVAPMSKMTKLRQRYFKTAKYRADSEAEAILLTEIFRAQGKEVMPRDTYELQNPVVKMPGTEFMEKISAALEYFIHERLNTDPEWKDIKVILSDANVPGEGEHKIMSFIRAQRSMENYDPNTRHCLHGHDADLIMLALASHEVHISILREFDNPNGRIPARFYQFVDIWVLREYLELEMKTPGCKQDTERLIDDFIFICFLTGNDFIPRIPSLEINEFAVDLLIEVYKTTFNKMGGYMVNTDKIKDKYGVYLEVTRLEKFFHELSLCEEKILLKRYELQEKLLHKIQGEAAVNEWAKGEDRGEKKTSFAQHFFYPVETSLERDSDDVVRENTRELWRTVSDIFCNKDDLFKNGACKQDKIRPGWKSRFYREKLGAETSKEVGRLQTEMVQKYLEGLCWMLQCYFSEVPSWTWCYPFYYAPFASDFKCLSRFNISFTMDKPLTPFDQLMAVLPPQKNVLSCALPKCYSKLMGCEESKIQMSYPTEFEIDPDGKRFLSQGIAKLPFIDKELLLSATKMVEKDLTEDEMARNNARQERIFLRNSQSLANTAAFVATISDNAQKKLWIDTSEIGGWFSPDEKEVQSSALRKNKVQHAWSWIRDPDMTVSAMFFNPEAVKPISRLLDNVIVPDKTITEADIRKRPLWQTYPGPRPRPPHVTHRPETQWRASTPATPREEHKLAGEGWLGRGRGSAAAATADTQQIGPSGYGRGSQGVQMAQSRGGRFDGGDEWAGGGGGGGTVKRPETEARPVGLWARGGGRRGSGPARAR; encoded by the exons ATGGGAATACCTTCCTTCTTCAGCTGGCTCGTGGGCAAGTACCCAAAAATCGTCGGCACCATCATCGACGTCTACTCTGCCTCGTCatcggaggacgaggaggaggagaaagaagaaaaggaggaagaagagggggaagaagaagaggttgaagaagaagatgacgatgaagaggatgaagatgaagaagaagagatcATCTACGACAACCTCTACCTCGACATGAATGAAATCATCCACAAATGCTTCCGCCTCAACAACGGGCTG GTGTACAATTGGTTTTTCGCTTACTTGGATCGCTTGTTTCGCATGGTCAGGCCAAGGAGGCTCCTTTACTTGGCAGTAG ATGGTGTCGCCCCTATGTCCAAGATGACCAAGCTGCGACAGAGGTACTTCAAAACTGCCAAGTATCGCGCAGACTCG GAGGCTGAAGCGATCCTCTTGACGGAGATATTCAGAGCTCAGGGGAAAGAGGTGATGCCCCGAGATACGTACGAGCTTCAGAATCCTGTTGTCAAGATGCCAGGGACGGAATTCATGGAGAAGATATCAGCAGCGCTGGAGTACTTCATCCACGAACGGTTGAATACGGACCCTGAATGGAAAGACATCAAG GTAATACTTTCTGATGCAAATGTTCCTGGAGAAGGGGAGCACAAGATCATGTCTTTCATTCGCGCGCAACGAAGCATGGAAAACTATGATCCGAACACCCGCCATTGTCTGCATGGGCAT GATGCAGATCTGATCATGCTCGCGTTGGCATCTCACGAAGTCCACATTTCAATTTTGCGGGAGTTCGATAATCCAAATGGAAGGATACCCGCAAGATTTTATCAG TTTGTGGACATATGGGTTCTGAGAGAGTACTTGGAGCTTGAAATGAAGACACCAGGTTGCAAACAAGATACCGAGAGACTAATAGATGACTTTATCTTTATTTGTTTCTTGACAGGAAACGATTTCATTCCACGGATTCCTTCACTAGAGATAAATGAA TTTGCAGTTGATCTTCTCATTGAAGTGTACAAAACAACCTTCAACAAAATGGGGGGCTATATGGTCAACACAGACAAA ATTAAAGATAAATACGGTGTGTATCTGGAAGTCACAAGGTTAGAGAAGTTCTTTCATGAACTGTCCTTGTGCGAAGAGAAAATTTTACTCAAAAGATATGAACTGCAAGAG AAGTTACTGCACAAGATACAGGGTGAAGCTGCAGTAAACGAATGGGCCAAGGGAGAGGACAGGGGAGAGAAGAAAACATCATTTGCTCAGCATTTTTTTTATCCTGTAGAGACTTCCCTTGAAAGAGACTCTGACGATGTG GTCAGAGAGAATACCAGGGAGCTATGGAGAACTGTGAGCGATATTTTCTGTAATAAGGACGACCTTTTTAAAAATGGAGCCTGCAAACAAGACAAG ATAAGACCAGGATGGAAATCCCGGTTCTACAGAGAGAAGCTTGGTGCCGAAACTTCTAAAGAAGTTGGAAGGCTGCAGACAGAAATG GTTCAGAAGTATTTAGAAGGATTATGCTGGATGCTTCAATGCTATTTTTCTGAAGTTCCTTCATGGACTTG GTGCTACCCATTCTATTATGCTCCTTTTGCATCGGATTTCAAATGTCTGTCTCGATTCAACATATCTTTCACCATGGATAAACCACTAACACCATTTGATCAGCTCATGGCAGTTTTGCCACCACAAAAGAATGTTTTGTCATGTGCCCTTCCAAAATGTTACAGCAAATTAATGGGCTGTGAAGAATCTAAAATACAAATGTCCTATCCAACAG AGTTCGAGATTGATCCAGATGGCAAACGTTTCTTGTCACAA GGTATTGCAAAGTTACCATTCATAGACAAGGAACTGCTGCTTTCAGCTACCAAAATGGTAGAGAAAGATCTAACG GAGGATGAGATGGCACGGAATAATGCTCGGCAGGAGAGGATCTTCCTGAGGAACTCGCAGAGTCTGGCAAATACTGCAGCATTTGTGGCAACAATTTCAGACAATGCACAGAAAAAGCTTTGGATAGACACTAG TGAAATCGGGGGATGGTTCTCACCAGATGAGAAGGAGGTTCAAAGCTCTGCGTTAAGAAAAAATAAGGTTCAACACGCGTGGTCGTGGATAAGAGATCCAGACATGACAGT ATCAGCAATGTTCTTCAACCCTGAGGCAGTGAAGCCGATTTCAAGACTGCTTGACAATGTCATAGTGCCTGACAAG ACTATAACTGAAGCCGACATTCGGAAGAGGCCGCTGTGGCAAACGTACCCGGGTCCAAGGCCAAGGCCGCCGCATGTCACCCACAGACCAGAGACCCAGTGGAGGGCGAGCACGCCGGCGACGCCGAGAGAAGAGCACAAGCTCGCCGGGGAGGGGTGGCTGGGACGGGGGAGAGGAAGCGCCGCCGCTGCTACCGCCGATACACAGCAGATCGGGCCGAGCGGCTATGGGAGAGGTTCCCAGGGTGTGCAAATGGCGCAGAGCCGAGGCGGCCGGTTCGACGGCGGTGATGAGTgggcaggaggaggcggcggcggcggcacggtgaAGAGGCCGGAGACGGAGGCGCGGCCCGTTGGGTTGTGGGCGAGAGGAGGCGGCCGTCGCGGGAGCGGGCCAGCCCGCGCGCGGTAG